Proteins encoded together in one Bombus affinis isolate iyBomAffi1 chromosome 2, iyBomAffi1.2, whole genome shotgun sequence window:
- the LOC126913869 gene encoding tRNA-uridine aminocarboxypropyltransferase 1: protein MEKSNVADTDNIKKTSTLEKEQEVIDKAPFHHLKITDAQILNTIEGRKICERCNKSRKFFCYSCYLPVISKEYFPTIKLPIKIDIIKHAREIDGKSTAIHAAILAPEDVRIFTYPNFPEILNKEETVLIFPSPTGIPVDSLFIKKVEEDNKIITNIIKNAFPIKKAIFIDSTWHQTQAIYKDQRLRDLHCVILKSRISQFWRHQKKSPRWYLATIEAIHQFLVELHTCAFGAIQGYANIKHTEENSTNNIVYQNVNELPEIDQRYRGQYDDLLYFFKYMYEKIHTMYDHDKLWAYKRPLI from the exons ATGGAAAAATCTAATGTAGCCGATACGGATAATATCAAAAAGACTTCAACTTTAGAGAAAGAGCAGGAAGTAATTGATAAAGCACCTTTTCATCATCTAAAAATTACTGATGCGCAAATTTTGAATACAATAGAAGGCAGGAAGATATGTGAACGTTGTAATAAATCAAGAAAATTTTTTTGTTATTCATGTTACTTACCTGTTATTAGCAAAGAGTATTTTCCAACAATAAAG TTACCTATTAAAATTGATATCATTAAACATGCACGTGAAATCGATGGAAAAAGCACTGCAATTCATGCAGCTATACTTGCTCCAGAAGATGTGAGAATTTTTACATATCCTAATTTTCCAGAAATATTGAACAAAGAAGAG ACTGTTTTAATTTTCCCTAGCCCTACGGGTATACCTGTGGATTCCTTATTTATAAAGAAAGTCGAAGaggataataaaataattacaaatataataaagaATGCATTTCCTATAAAAAAAGCTATATTTATTGATAGCACGTGGCATCAAACACAAGCTATTTATAAAGATCAACGATTACgag ATTTGCATTGTGTCATTTTAAAATCAAGAATATCACAATTTTGGCGTCATCAAAAAAAGAGTCCACGATGGTATTTAGCCACAATTGAGGCAATTCATCAGTTTTTAGTAGAATTGCATACATGTGCATTTGGTGCAATACAAGGATATGCTAACATAAAACATACTGAAGAAAATTCCACAAATAATATAGTATATCAAAATGTGAACGAGTTACCTGAAATAGATCAAAGATATAGAGGTCAATACGAtgatcttttatatttttttaaatatatgtatgagAAGATTCATACTATGTATGATCATGATAAATTATGGGCATATAAGAGGCCATTAATATAA